The nucleotide sequence TCACAACGAGACAGAGCCGTTTTTCCTGCGAAAAACGGCTCTAACTTTTTCTTGTCACTGTGCTGAAAGTGCTGACTACAGAACAGTTAACGTCGGCATCGGTGGCTTCTCTGCGGCCGAGTCAGCCAACTGCTTCACCAGCTTATAAGCGATCTGCTCGAACCGTGGTGCGGTCACTTCATTCTGCAGAACATCGCTGGTCTTTCCGGCGTCACCCTGCTCTCGAATCGAGATCGTAATCGGCACGTCGCCCAGGAATGGAACGCCCATTTCCTCGGCCTTCTTTTGAGCGCCACCCCGTCCGAAGATGTCCCATTCCTTGCCGGTGTCTGGGCAAACGAAACCGCTCATGTTCTCGACCAAACCGAGTACCGGAATCTTCACCTTGCGGAACATCACGATCGCCTTGATCGCGTCGAGCAACGCCACTTGCTGTGGCGTGCAAACGACCACGCTGCCGGTCAATGGCAACAATTGGCTCAGGGTCAACGCAATGTCCCCGGTGCCTGGTGGCATGTCGATGATCAGATAGTCGAGCGGTCCCCAATCGGTATCGCGGAGGAACTGCGTCACCGCACCATGCAGCATGGGGCCACGCCAGATGACTGCTTCGTTCGGATCGACAATCAATCCCATCGAGATGATCTTCATGCCGTCGACTTCCTTCGGCTGAATCCGTTTCTCGATGACTTCCGGGCGACCACTCACGCCAAGCAGGTGAGGAATGCTGGGGCCATAGATATCGGCGTCCATCAAACCGACCTTGGCACCCGACTTCTTTAAAGCATAAGCGAGGCACGAAGCAACCGTGCTCTTACCAACGCCACCTTTACCGGAACCAACCGCAATGACGCTGCGGGCAGTCAAGCCAATCTGGCCGATCGGTTCGATCTTGCGTTGATGTTCGCGGACCTGAATGTTGACCTCGGTCAGATCAGGCATCGCCTTTTGAACGGCCGCTTTGGCCAGCTCTTTGGTCTCTTCCCATAGCGGCGCGCTATGCGTGGTCAGTTCCAGGATGAACGACGCCTTCGATTCATGGACGTCGACTTCCTTGACCTGATCGGTCGTGGTCACCGGACGACCACTAAGCGGGTCTTTGACACTTTCAAGGGCTTTGATGACTTGTTGCACATCAGCCATGGAGAACTCTCCTTCGAGCGGAAGCAGCTTCGCGAAACGTGTGAGTTACGTGCCGCGTGGTTTGTGAGTTGAGGGTGGCGTCTACCAGGGGAGCCAATCCAAGGGGTCTCGTTCCGTTTCCGGAACTTCGGTTTCGTCAGGAAGGTCCGCCAGAAAACGATCGATGGTTCGACCAATGATCGGAAGTGATTTCGTTCCAATCAGAACCAATCCACTTCCCATTTCCCAGCAGGCCCGATGCCAGGCATCCATCTGCTCATCCAGCAACAGCAGAACGTGACATGCCGGCCAGCGACTTCGGACTTCGGCGACTTGCCGGATGCGAGCCGCGACTTGCGGGGCCGTCATCGAGTCTCGCAGAGCCACCATCAGCAGTCGGTGACTATCCTCTTGCAGCAGCTTGGCGACCTCAGAGGCAATTCGAACCTCGACAAAACCAACCGACGACGTCGGCGTCAGCCCCCGCAAGCGGGGAGCCCAGCAAGGCTGAGGTTCGTACAGTACACACCGATCCGATAGATCCATGACAACCTCTACTCATCGTAAAAAGCGTGGTCCGGGGTGACAACCACGCTCAGCCCCTTCCTACCACTCATTCGAGCCCCCATTGCTCGATTCGACGATGCAATCGGGCCCTCGAAATCCCTAACATGTTGGCGGCCTGGGTTTTGTTTCCCTTCGCCGCCTTCAAGGTCCGAATCAAGATCTCGCGTTCGTACGCTTCCAAAGCGGCATCCAAATCGATCGATTCGGCCTGCTTGGTGTCCACCTTCTTGGCCGGCGTCCGAGCGACATCGACCGGAAAGTCGGTCACGGCCAAGGTAAATCCAGTGGCGACTTCATGGGCCGTGGTCAGCATCTCGGTTAGTTGATCGATATTGCCAGGCCACTCTTGCTGCTGAAGCCGATCGATCGCGTCGGCCGAGATCGATTGCAGTTGCCGATCGGAAGGAACGTTCAATTCTTCCACAATGGCTTGGGCAAGATACGGAATGTCTTCAGGCCGATCGCAAAGAGGCGGCAGTTCAATTTCCAGTGTCGAAATCCGAAACGCCAGGTCTTCACGAAACTGGCCGCGGCGCGCCAGCGTCAAAAGCGACTCGGAAGAGGTCGACAAGATTCGCAGGTCGATGTCGATCAGGTCCAACAGATGCAGCAATTCGCTTTGGGCACCAAGATCCATCTTCTCGGCGTTCAGCAGAATGAGCGAAGCATGCTTGGTTTCGTCTTCATCCAAGCTTCGCCGGACGAAGGCACGGATGGTAGTTTGCATGATTTCGGCATCCATCAGTTCCCCTTGGATCGAAATCACCGGTCCTGCCTGACCATGGTTCGAGGCGTAACAGATCGTTCGGGCAACTTGCTCGCGGCCTGTCCCTGGCTGTCCAATGACCAAGACCGGAACACGAGACTGCGATGCCAGGTCGACCAATCGCCGCACGCGGATCATCGCCGTGCTGATCCCTACCAGGTGGCTTACCGCATAGCGTCCACGATATTCGTGCCGTAAGGCCTGGAGTGTTGCGTGGATCTCTTCCTGCGGTTGCAATGCCCCAGAATTGGGAATGCGTTCCGGCGGGGCGAGCATTACCATCACGTTACGAACCAACGCCACCGCATCGGTGTCTGGTTGATCGGTGATCGGGTAAAAGATCCCTTGCCAGCGAACTTCGTCGGTCGTTTCGTCAGCGACCAGGGTAATCTCGCGCGTTCCGACTTCGCCAAGCCAGACATTCGAGGCGGGACAAAGATCGGAGACCAATTGCAGGGCTTTGGGTAACTGGCCGAGCCCGTGATACTTGGCCGCTAGATCGAATAGTTCGTCACGCGAAACGCCCAAGGCTTTCTCGGCGGCGGCGTTCAAGTAGCGAACCGCGTTTCCTTCACCGAACAACACCACCGGCCAGGCCGCCAGATCGAAGGCCTGGATTAAGAATGTCGTCGGTTTGCGTGGAGGAGAAGGCACTCCGCAGGCTCCCTGGGTGACGCGAAAGAGGCAGGATTACGATTTTGGCCAAACTTCGTATTATAAACCAACCCTTTCAGAGACGCGGGGCGCTTGTTAGAAATCCCACAAGCGCGAACAATGGAAAGAGTGTCGGTTCGCAAGGCAATGCGGCCGCC is from Bremerella sp. JC817 and encodes:
- a CDS encoding Mrp/NBP35 family ATP-binding protein — encoded protein: MADVQQVIKALESVKDPLSGRPVTTTDQVKEVDVHESKASFILELTTHSAPLWEETKELAKAAVQKAMPDLTEVNIQVREHQRKIEPIGQIGLTARSVIAVGSGKGGVGKSTVASCLAYALKKSGAKVGLMDADIYGPSIPHLLGVSGRPEVIEKRIQPKEVDGMKIISMGLIVDPNEAVIWRGPMLHGAVTQFLRDTDWGPLDYLIIDMPPGTGDIALTLSQLLPLTGSVVVCTPQQVALLDAIKAIVMFRKVKIPVLGLVENMSGFVCPDTGKEWDIFGRGGAQKKAEEMGVPFLGDVPITISIREQGDAGKTSDVLQNEVTAPRFEQIAYKLVKQLADSAAEKPPMPTLTVL
- a CDS encoding sigma 54-interacting transcriptional regulator; this translates as MPSPPRKPTTFLIQAFDLAAWPVVLFGEGNAVRYLNAAAEKALGVSRDELFDLAAKYHGLGQLPKALQLVSDLCPASNVWLGEVGTREITLVADETTDEVRWQGIFYPITDQPDTDAVALVRNVMVMLAPPERIPNSGALQPQEEIHATLQALRHEYRGRYAVSHLVGISTAMIRVRRLVDLASQSRVPVLVIGQPGTGREQVARTICYASNHGQAGPVISIQGELMDAEIMQTTIRAFVRRSLDEDETKHASLILLNAEKMDLGAQSELLHLLDLIDIDLRILSTSSESLLTLARRGQFREDLAFRISTLEIELPPLCDRPEDIPYLAQAIVEELNVPSDRQLQSISADAIDRLQQQEWPGNIDQLTEMLTTAHEVATGFTLAVTDFPVDVARTPAKKVDTKQAESIDLDAALEAYEREILIRTLKAAKGNKTQAANMLGISRARLHRRIEQWGLE